The following are encoded together in the Azospirillum lipoferum 4B genome:
- a CDS encoding ATP-binding protein translates to MRLKASPPTPLLTAILLMLAPLLGVLAWAVHAGVLHGGLALVAAALALTGAMLVLRTYRRDADAMTDYAARLAEADEPLVPAGTRPALKALTATIGRLHRVGLRRAESVRMQLDADEAVIDALPAPLLLMDAERQVVRANQTARELFGDKVVDRDLASSLRTPAVLEAVDSVLRGGASRIIEFTLPVPVERSFEAQVKPFQRLVPEPDPSLLDGEIEEEPAPRPPTVARMAILTLHDVTAARRSEQMRADFIANASHELRTPLSSLLGFIETLRGPARDDPEAQDRFLSIMHDQASRMTRLVNDLLSLSRIELDEHMPPNGRVDVVEELENVIAALELKAAQRRIRLRLEAPETLPYVVGDEDQLTQVFQNLVSNAIKYTREDTDVTVTVALADGAAVGFAGLPTPSGIMAKDKRVVRSGTSMVSVSVRDHGDGIARTHLPRLTERFYRVDAARSRAMGGTGLGLAIVKHILNRHRGRLTIESEVGVGSAFTVYLPAAGEAQSPSSPRGEGRGEGEALRAFSRAPAARPPHPNPLSGGERGFGAGREG, encoded by the coding sequence ATGCGCCTGAAGGCGTCGCCGCCCACCCCGCTGCTGACCGCGATCCTGTTGATGCTGGCGCCCCTGCTGGGCGTGCTGGCCTGGGCGGTCCATGCCGGGGTGCTGCATGGCGGGCTGGCACTGGTCGCAGCGGCGCTGGCGCTGACGGGTGCAATGCTGGTGCTGCGCACCTACCGGCGCGATGCCGATGCGATGACCGATTACGCCGCCCGGCTGGCGGAAGCCGACGAGCCGCTGGTTCCGGCCGGTACGCGGCCCGCCCTGAAGGCGTTGACCGCGACCATCGGCCGGCTGCACCGGGTCGGCCTGCGCCGGGCGGAAAGCGTACGGATGCAGCTGGACGCGGATGAAGCGGTGATCGACGCCCTGCCCGCCCCGCTGCTGCTGATGGATGCGGAACGGCAGGTGGTGCGCGCCAACCAGACCGCGCGGGAGCTGTTCGGCGACAAGGTGGTGGACCGCGACCTCGCCTCCTCCCTGCGCACGCCGGCGGTGCTGGAGGCCGTGGACTCGGTCCTGCGCGGCGGTGCGTCCCGCATCATCGAATTCACGCTGCCGGTGCCGGTGGAGCGCAGCTTCGAGGCACAGGTCAAGCCCTTCCAGCGGCTGGTGCCGGAACCCGATCCCTCGCTGCTGGACGGCGAGATCGAGGAGGAGCCGGCGCCGCGTCCGCCCACCGTCGCCCGCATGGCGATCCTGACCCTGCACGACGTCACCGCCGCCCGCCGGTCGGAGCAGATGCGGGCCGACTTCATCGCCAATGCCAGCCACGAACTGCGCACGCCGCTGTCTTCGCTGCTGGGCTTCATCGAGACGCTGCGCGGCCCGGCGCGCGACGATCCCGAGGCGCAGGACCGCTTCCTGTCGATCATGCACGATCAGGCCAGCCGCATGACCCGGCTGGTCAACGACCTGCTGTCGCTGTCCCGCATCGAGCTGGACGAGCATATGCCGCCCAACGGCCGGGTCGATGTGGTGGAGGAGCTGGAGAACGTCATCGCCGCACTGGAGCTGAAGGCCGCCCAGCGCCGCATCCGCCTGCGGCTGGAGGCGCCGGAGACCCTGCCCTATGTTGTCGGCGACGAGGACCAGCTGACCCAGGTCTTCCAAAATCTGGTCAGCAACGCAATCAAGTACACGCGCGAGGACACCGACGTGACCGTCACCGTGGCGCTGGCGGACGGCGCGGCCGTCGGCTTTGCGGGCTTGCCCACTCCGAGTGGTATCATGGCGAAGGACAAGCGCGTGGTGCGCAGCGGCACATCCATGGTGTCGGTGTCGGTGCGCGACCATGGTGACGGCATTGCCCGCACCCACCTGCCCCGCCTGACCGAGCGTTTCTACCGGGTCGATGCCGCGCGGTCCCGCGCCATGGGCGGCACCGGGCTGGGGCTTGCCATCGTCAAGCATATCCTGAACCGACACCGTGGCCGCCTGACCATCGAAAGCGAGGTGGGGGTGGGCAGCGCCTTCACCGTCTATCTGCCCGCGGCGGGAGAGGCCCAATCCCCCTCTTCCCCCCGGGGAGAGGGCCGGGGTGAGGGGGAGGCACTGCGTGCATTCTCCAGAGCTCCCGCCGCGCGACCCCCTCACCCTAACCCTCTCTCCGGGGGGGAGAGAGGATTTGGAGCTGGGCGAGAGGGGTGA
- a CDS encoding helix-turn-helix domain-containing protein: MELHSIIMENTKTDIDRRIAVRLRALRGERGLTLDGLAERSGVSRSMISLVERGESSPTASVLDRLAAGLGVTLAALFAEAERADANPVARRTDQIAWTDPATGYRRRNLSPPGFPSPIELVEVELPPGARVSYDSGNRAATVEQQVYLLDGTIDLTVGEATHRLSTGDCLAMRLDRPTGFHNPTDRAARYIVALTTDGRPALNAFKR; this comes from the coding sequence ATGGAACTTCATTCTATCATCATGGAGAACACGAAGACCGACATCGACAGGCGCATTGCCGTCCGCCTTCGAGCCCTGCGGGGCGAGCGCGGGCTGACCCTCGACGGCTTGGCCGAACGATCGGGCGTCAGCCGTTCCATGATCTCGCTGGTCGAACGGGGGGAAAGCAGCCCGACCGCCTCCGTCCTCGACCGGCTCGCCGCCGGGCTGGGCGTGACGCTGGCCGCCTTGTTCGCGGAGGCCGAACGGGCAGACGCCAACCCCGTCGCTCGCCGCACCGATCAGATTGCCTGGACCGACCCTGCCACCGGCTACCGCCGCCGCAACCTGTCGCCGCCGGGCTTCCCGTCCCCCATCGAACTGGTGGAGGTGGAGTTGCCGCCGGGTGCCCGCGTCTCCTACGACAGCGGCAACCGCGCCGCGACGGTGGAGCAGCAGGTCTATCTTCTGGACGGCACAATCGACCTGACGGTGGGGGAGGCGACGCACCGCCTGTCGACCGGCGACTGCCTCGCCATGCGGCTCGACCGGCCGACCGGCTTCCACAACCCGACCGACCGCGCCGCCCGCTACATCGTGGCGCTGACCACCGACGGCCGCCCCGCCTTAAACGCCTTTAAACGCTGA
- a CDS encoding GNAT family N-acetyltransferase: MSEGSGATAVTVRMLSGPQAHAAVPGLTDVLLDCVAGGASVSFMAPLDRATAEDFWRNVAMGVEQDDRILLVAEDGEGVLGTVQLVVGQPPNQPHRADLSKMLVHRRARRRGVGAILMQAAEDAARAAGKTLLVLDTSSPDAERLYTRAGWVKVGVIPNYALWPEGGFCDTTYFYKALR, translated from the coding sequence GTGAGTGAGGGGAGCGGGGCGACCGCCGTGACGGTGCGCATGCTCTCGGGTCCGCAAGCCCATGCCGCCGTGCCGGGGCTGACCGATGTGCTGCTGGATTGCGTGGCGGGTGGCGCCTCCGTCAGCTTCATGGCACCGCTCGACCGCGCCACCGCCGAAGACTTCTGGCGGAACGTGGCGATGGGAGTGGAGCAGGACGACCGCATTCTGCTGGTGGCTGAGGACGGGGAGGGCGTGCTGGGCACCGTCCAGCTGGTGGTCGGCCAGCCGCCGAACCAGCCCCACCGCGCCGACCTGTCCAAGATGCTGGTCCATCGCCGCGCCCGCCGCCGTGGCGTCGGCGCCATCCTGATGCAGGCCGCCGAGGATGCCGCCCGCGCCGCCGGCAAGACCCTGCTGGTGCTGGACACCTCCTCACCCGATGCCGAACGCCTGTACACCCGCGCCGGCTGGGTGAAGGTGGGAGTCATCCCGAACTACGCCCTGTGGCCGGAGGGCGGGTTCTGCGACACGACATACTTCTACAAGGCGTTGCGGTGA
- a CDS encoding PIN domain-containing protein — MMLAGIDTNILLYAADGAGDPVKHRRAVDLLDRLGASGRGLLPLQTLTEFYSVAVRKYHAPPDRASRYVDVWSSVFPVREAVFADVTDAMRVHRDHGVQFWDGMIWSVVKRAGGRVLFSEDLQDGRELEGVRFLNPFAPANASALEEVLTS; from the coding sequence ATGATGCTGGCCGGCATCGATACCAACATTCTCCTCTATGCCGCCGATGGCGCCGGCGACCCGGTAAAGCATCGGAGAGCGGTCGATCTTCTGGATCGGCTTGGTGCGAGCGGGCGCGGGTTGCTGCCGCTTCAGACATTGACGGAGTTCTATTCGGTTGCGGTCAGGAAGTACCATGCTCCGCCAGACCGGGCCTCGCGTTACGTAGACGTGTGGAGCAGCGTATTTCCCGTGCGTGAAGCTGTTTTCGCGGATGTCACCGATGCCATGCGAGTGCACCGGGACCATGGTGTCCAGTTCTGGGACGGCATGATCTGGTCGGTCGTCAAGCGTGCCGGTGGTCGTGTCCTCTTCAGCGAGGATCTGCAGGATGGTCGGGAGCTTGAAGGAGTCCGGTTCCTGAACCCGTTCGCTCCGGCCAACGCCTCGGCTCTTGAAGAGGTCCTTACGTCCTAA
- a CDS encoding type II toxin-antitoxin system Phd/YefM family antitoxin yields the protein MPDGLVSAAEASRDFPKMLREVQDGARITITKDGKPVAILLPADASTADTDRSTAHRRMMELLAQGLPLDFRGGVDRDDVHSR from the coding sequence ATGCCGGACGGTCTTGTCAGCGCGGCGGAAGCGAGCCGTGACTTCCCGAAAATGCTGCGCGAGGTCCAGGATGGTGCCCGCATCACCATCACCAAGGATGGAAAACCGGTCGCCATTCTGTTGCCCGCCGATGCATCCACCGCGGATACCGATCGCAGCACGGCGCATCGACGGATGATGGAACTGCTTGCGCAAGGGCTGCCGCTTGACTTCCGAGGCGGAGTCGACCGTGACGACGTGCATTCCCGATGA